The Amphiura filiformis unplaced genomic scaffold, Afil_fr2py scaffold_40, whole genome shotgun sequence genomic sequence ACATGATTTAAACTCTGGAATGAACATTACAATCGGGAAATTGATATATAGTTGCGTGGGAGTAGGTAGAATGGAAGGAATACTTTGCCGATGGTTCATTTCCTTCCATGCATAGATTCCGTGCAAGGTCAAGTTGGTACTCAACCCGGGTCATGTCATACTAGTACATCGTACATATAGCATAACGCAATAACGTAATAATATATGTAATTCGGATTGTTTTATAAGTCGCAAATTTAGTTTCAGCGTAAGATCAAGATGGAGTCCAACATAAAGTATGACAGACAATTTAATGAACAAGGTAGGTGaaagtatatttatattttattatggAACTGATTATGTTCGTCGATCTTGGAAAACAAAATCGTGTTTTTCCTTGGCACatctgtacatgtaggcctatagggtttTTTGTACTATCTCGCTCAGCTTGTTCCTATATTATCCGGAGCAGCCATCTATTTAGATAGCATCAACTTTGATGTGTGGCTAGTTTGGGTAGCACTTTCGGGTTCTTAGCTCATACAGCTAATTGAAAATGGTTTTTAAAAAGGGGAGtacttttcaaaatgttctacagccatctgcattaaaaaaaaaaagaactagtATGTTTACAAAGGACAGTTTGCTCCCGGAGTTTGCTACAAATTCCAAAATGTAAGAATGAGTGTATTTTTAAAGCGGCACCTTCTTCAAGTAAAATCACCCTTTTGGTATATGATTGAATTATTAAGGCAATGCagccaaatttgttcgatcttttgatcgaccatcgatgaTTGGTTGATTCTAATATTGTTTATAAAATAATTAGCTACTGTTAATTGTTGTAACATTTTAATCTTTGTATGTAATGAATTTTACCATTAATTCGGATTAATTAGTTTATAGGTCTTATAattacaagcatcgaagcagcatcaacgGTTGAACCTAAGATCAAACACATTTGGCTGTGGTGCCTAATGATTCAGCACTTCTGCTCATTTTGTTTGTTATAGATCAACAGCCACCACCGTATGCCTATGCGACTGCTCCAGGCCCCATACCAGGCGAATACCCTTACATACCGCAAAGTCAAAATACCACTACAGTTGTCGTCGGATCTGCGCCTGTTGCTGTTGGGCCTCCGCCTGTTACTAATGTAAGTCCCGGGTGTAAGTCAAtccaatattatacaaatattaactgtctatgagtgtgatggtcgaaatataatcacgaggtgaaagatggattgttccattccacgagccggaacggcgagtggaatggaatggaatctttcacagtccgagtgattatatttcgaccattacacgaatttaatacagttaatatttgtttgatatcaatcatacataaattctattactaaaatactatttaaggtaggaaatacattttttcatcaacataacaccatgttttgccgtgatatacttcacatgtTGGGgttcaccccataactaaatcggcgagtccaagagtcagcgcacggcttggcgcaggcgcactacggcagagcacatgatggtaaagactatcacacggagagggtgatagtaaaaatgataaatggtaatcaaccaatgaactgtctagaatttatgtatgagtgatataaaaggAAATATCAGTACACTGCAAGAAATATGTCTTATAGCAGTTATAGACATATGTATGTACCTTACCCTCTCCACACACGTAGACCTACACAACAGtaacgggtgtcaactgcagctccaaattgtctttaaaatttcaattctattttgaaatcagcataaaaaatgcatgaaaataagTGCAAACAAACCAAGTGTTGGTTTAGTGGTTCTGTTAAGTGTACTGATGCTTGTGGATCTGTGTGTagcgcagtggcgtagccagaggCAGTGGCGGCGCTCCGGGGAGGGTTTAATTCTCCCCCAAATATatttcttgcccctcccccctttgAGTCAAAACCACACAAAAATTACGTAACTTTCCACTTTATGCGACAATTTTGGGAAAAATccgttgattttgcccccccccctgaaatttaaTTTTCTGACCTCTGCTGGGAGGAAGCAACTTGGTGGTCCGATCACACTTGGAAAATGTACGAGCAAATTCAAGGCAATGTTGCTCCCCCCTATCAGACAGCTCACAGATTACACACAACAAGAGCATTGTCATAAGATACATAATTGGACCCAAGGATAATTCTCAGaactcttatttatttatttatttatttatttattttgcatcCCCAGACAGTAATCGTGCGAACTACCCAAGAAGTAGCCCCACCTACTTACATGGTTTGGTCCATTCTCAATACATTTTTTTGCTGTTTCTTGTTTGGAATCGTCGCCATTATCAAGTCAAGCGAGGTAAGATATTTCATCATGTTTGCCCACTCAAGCCAAAACGTAGTGACTGTTTATTGAATACTAGCAGATGGTGCATTTTACCTTTGGGTAAACTGATACAAAATACCATTTACCCGTGGGCGATATTTTTTTCTACAtcatttttgtaacttttttattttttccgtTTTACACAATTTAACACGGAATAAGCACTTTCGCAATTACAGATCATTGTCTGtaatgggtaatatttgccgataaaaTTGGAGACTAATACgatgaggctactgtacattttcaacggggtgaactttgacgtttgtataaaaacgttttgtactggAATTTCGCTGACAGTTTGGTCTTCACTCCTTCTCAGTATTTTTATTTCACAGGAAATAGTAACATTATGTAGGAATTAAtaacaaatgttttacaaaatgtgtttttgaaggaagtgcaaagttcGCCACCATTGCAAATGCACAAAttgcagcctcctcgtgtttatctccaattctatcggcaaatattacccatgatgcatcATGATTCTGAacagattttttgaaaaatcaactgattttaccacgCGTGAAACGATGTACCAAAAACACCATCGCGCCCCACCGGGGGAGGGACATGTTATTGTTCAATTTGTGGAGGGCATGCTCCTATTCTTTGGTAATTGCTGACTCGGCGTATTTGGGAAAAGGATATTTCGGAACTACGAACTGTCAAAAGCTTTCTCGTTGGATTTCTCGTTGAATGTCGCGTATTAACCACACATGAGCGGATTGATCAATTGGGGGTCTTTTATAAAGCATCAAAGTCAATGGTCTTTCAGCGCTTTCTTTTGGATTTCAGGGGTCTTTCTGCGCTGCGCAGGTGTATTTCGGTGGAGCATACCCATattgtcatttgtgttaagtaccTTCCCCCGATATTTACATCACAAATACAAATACACTTATGCTATCCAGATAACATTACGCCAATACTGGACCCCCGTTATTGGGCCAATACATGTTTGCACACCGGTGTCGGACTGGACCGAGTAGTGCTAAACTGGATAAGTGAAATTACCATTTTAAGCTTGCTCTTTCTTTGCCACCTTAATTTCTCTCTTACTCTTTCATGACTCCCACTCTCTTACCCACATATTGGCAGGTTTAACGAGAAAATTAAAATGTGCCCACCTTAGCACCAGTACTGGCCCGATTCGACACCGGTGTGCAAAACAATACCAGTGTCCAGTATTGGACTTTATTGGCCCAGTACTGTTGATTAAAAATACTACATTTTGATTTGACAGCAAATTGATTCTAAAACACCTGTCGTTTAAGAAATAAAAGGTAGTACCTGTTTTGTATTTGTTCACATACATACTGCCTTTTAGTTTGGGAAGGCTAATGTGTAATAATGATGAACTTTTCCATTCGGTGTGTACTGAAACGCTCAAATAAATCTCCAAGGGCCGGTTTCTTGAATTTTGGCTATAAAGGCATGGCTACATAGGTCATTAGGCGTATAGTCACTAGGCGTTGGACCAATTAGTCATAAAAACTAtgagtcttattattttctttaccaTCTCATGTCCAAAATTGCCTCAAATGTCTAATCCGAGTAATCTTCAATATTATGCCAACTTCTCCTTACTGTATCATTTTCttcattccgcattaggtttccAACCACATGCTACGGGGTGACGTCACAGGAGCTCTACAAGCTTCCAACGCAGCTCGAGGTTGGAATATCGCAGCCACTGTTACTGGTTTTATTGTCATTCCTGTCGTCGTTGTTCTGAACATCTTTTTAACCACCGCGGCCGGTGGCTACTAACTAAAACCAAAGACCTTCAATTTTGAAGGTCCGAAGACGTGGATAAAACGCGCGATAATTTTTATATGAATAAATTAAAGTGATAAGCATTTTGCATCACAAATCACTGAAAGCTATACATAGACGAGATATTATAGGTTCTATAGTTGCATCTACATCCAAAGATGGTGTAGAAAATTCTAGTTGGTCTACTTTTCCCTATACTTTTTCCAAACAATGCCTATTGAATTGCCTGGCTCAATGTATAGAAATTGGACAAGGTGAATTTAAAGTGACTGATACTTTAAAACAAAAGCTCAAAATCACCGCAGAAACACATCCTGACTTGGTCGACATCATGCCATACTAGTAATGAAAACAACAACTGTTTTCGATATCCCTGTTCCTTCTAGTCtaaaaacaattggaaaaaataCAGAGATAACCCCTATGCGCACAAACATCAGGCATCACATTCACAATCGAAACAAGGACATGCAACAAAGAGAGGTAGCTTTTAGAAGAATTTGACAAAATGATCCAGGACGCAAAAAGAAGGCGAGAGCAACGCATGGAATGAAAACATAGCCGTCAAGTGCTTCGAAAGTTAAGAAATATGGAAAACAAAAGCATTTGTAAccacaaaatcatttttttttcgcCATAGTAAGGTGGGTGACCCCTCCTCCAATTTATcaaatcaaaattgagattttggtgaCAGCTCATATTTTCTTATAATCTGACTGGGGCGTAGGCAGCCTTTTAGTGTGCGTGGGGGGAGTCAAATGTTCATATATGGTCTGACCATGTCCATGTCCACTGCTACGTTGATTGAAAGTGTTTGAAGAATTCATTTGTGAAGCTGATTGTTTGAGCTTGTTAACTTTTTTGCTTccacacaatcatgacaatggtcgATGGATTTTAAAGCGATTGCTATAATTTTCGTAAACTTCGTAATCTGACTATGTGAGTTTAGACATTTGACTAGCATAAAACACCCATCATTACATTTGCAATTTCAAAGTTGTTGATATCGACAAAAATCGAACCAAAACCTTTGTGTCTTTGGGAAGAGACCACCTTTGTTCATGGCAACATGTAATGCATAATATTATTAtacggatttctttttattaaaatGGTTTGTAAATAAAAAGGTCGTTTTTAAaaagatcaaattttaatttgtaaatgttCTTTATTGAAATAAAGATTTATATAAAGCGAGTATTAGTTTCTATTCCAGTTTCATTGTGcgatttgtttgtttgattagcTTCAGTGCACCTGTGTGGTCAACAGGTTAGGACACGTATGTGGCAGCTTGCCAATTTAGTATAGGTGAAATAAAGGTCTTATAGCCCCACAATTTTGTGCAATGGTGATGAATTATATTAACCATTTTTAAAGCCATGTtattacatttccataaaaatagattagtattattttcttttccataaaatgttagcttttactgtcagatatgtcctcttttaattttaagctgaacaactgaggtaaagcaaaggaaATTTGAACTTACTACCAGCACCGATGTCGTCAATGCGCGTCACTCCATTCAGTGGTGCTACGACACGATCCTTTATTTGTGTCTCCACTTACatacatgtactgtgttatgaacatcgagtaGGCGTTCGACTAATATGGGACCATCCatgtcgaaacgctcgtaaagtaggcccctggtcaaatttgttttcttccgtgctaagaaaatatatatcataagctttacaatgatatatcatttgacttcaaacgatatccagaagcggagttatggcttgttaaactttgctccttcagtaaaagggtacattattttggtgctacattatttctctttttccacattgctggtattgaatatcaaatggtcatagttggcggtcacttcaaatagtccccaagtcaacgagattcaggaatgtcctctcattgttaattggtggttcaatcaccacttgaacaggattcactcaccacttgaacaggatttagccaaagcaaacaaggactaaagctatttactaattCTAAACATAAGTATaaacttattatcctcttcaacaataggattaaagattggtgtttgactagactaaaatgagaaacatgtaggacaaatattaggtacatatgaatacaacctctatgcacattttgcactgtaactcgaaatacaatttgccgactttacgagcggtttgtgtTGGACGGTCACAATTATttatatcgtaataataaaacgacgcttcctgcgttttattcaaaatctcggattgtgactaaacgagagcacctaaagtcttgattatTGCAGGGTATGTTACTTTAATAAagttcattataaatatgtaaaaaaaaacagaattttgaaaaaatatcgagGGCGGCtacctcagcaaatgttataatatggctttaaatgaaaaaaagaaagagtaTAGTCAGttaaatgaataaaacataaataattgaatcaatttaattaataaattaattaatgtcatccGAGATCAAAGGTCATCAGGCAGTGgtcaatcgaggtcaaaggtcatacgggGTCAACGGGATAGACTTGACTTATTTGACTTATCTGCACAAGACGTTGTGTCACTTTGCTccctgccgagtaagcctcctctattcagttctgtctgttgcttgtgtctttgcttcatgtggggtcattggtggggaagccgatgttgaggtacaccacatttcgccatactgcattttagaaacgcttgcgtggttacctttttaagaTAACCGAGTGAGAgtgttttcaagaaaaaaaatttcctgtcaaaactgaagcatcctctgtataaaagaaaatatgaatattaactgcacatcatatataacgattcgtgatacccaattgtggcacatttgatgtcgtttaagaggcagagaatatgaaaggtcaaaattctcaattgatcgtcggctttttctcccagctacatacactttaagaatatatcattagatttataaaatttactgcgaggactgttatatatatatatatcaaaaatgtgaaaaatatcaaattttaataatttgtcataaaatgaaaattatttgatatcagaaagacatttttcgtattcagaatgcaattcgataggtccgatgtgctctcatgtcccacaaaaaaatactgtcgaaacgctcaaaacgctcattccagataccttaagggatctaaaatgagcgtttattgcgtttcgacagtatttttgaggacatgagagcactaGACATCTGAATTTCTGAATACGATGtcatgtttttctgatatcaaatattttcatttttgaaaatcacaatataatacaaattttatgacaaattataaaaatttgatatttttcaaatttttgatatataacagtcctcgaagtaattatataaatctaatgatatattcttaaagtgtatgtagcaggattgacaatcaatcaatttgacctttcatattgaagatatagatttttttcccaaaaagacctaatttttttttgtttttttttgaaaaaaaatccatatcttcaatacgaaaggtcaaaattttcaattgatcgtcggcatttcacctacatacacgttaagtataaatcatcagatttataaagtttatttcgagtactgttaaatatcaaaaatatcaatttttaatgatttgccataaaatgtgtattaaattgcgaatttcaaaaaaacaaaattatttgatatcagaatgacattcttcgtattcagaatgcaattcgatatgcctgatgtgctctaatgtcccaaaataaatactgtccaaacgttcataccccagcccttaagttcagCATGATATatcttggatcgtcagacatgatctggtattttgttgggttaattttcattccccagctgctgcatgctttttccaattcattagtggagattagcaggttctcaaagtccatatccatgagtgtggtgtcatctgcatatcggatgttgttaatgcacatgtcacccatctgcacacgTGAGCCTAGAGtttggatgtccttcatgacaaatTCAAACCTTCAaacaccaactaggacttcaaaccaatcggtgatctttccatttaccacgaaCTGAGCATTTagtttgctcatacatttttgcaatgaggttcaccagtttactgtaaataccgcatctgaggtgcctctggaactcctgaacccacactgttcctctctcagatggttatctacagtctgttgtGTTCGATAAGAGccatcctacagaatactttaCGGGATTGACAGGAGGATAATAGCTCTATAGTTGGCTGGGTCCGgtttgtcgccctttttgtacacaggcagtggcgtaccgtggccgcgcCAACCCCGGggagctgaagaaaattcaattttgccgcccatttgctgccccaatttttttctcggtcgtttgaaaaagtgaagagcaaaaaaaaaaaaaaaaaaaaaggtttcacgcgctagcgccctaaaagcagcacattttgatgaatagtaccattttttcaaaatttattatgctttttcaaatttttccgcccttttttatttactaattctttttaccgccccttcgtttttccagccctgtttttgccgcccttcttcttccgccgcccttcattttggccgccccctgcttttaccccggggggctggcgatCCCAAAGCccatcccccccaaaaaaatacgcgcatgacaggggttattagacctttactccagtcttcGGGGATGTTTCCTTCAGCCCAGGCGGTGTTAATGAacttcaacaacatttgtttcaacatgggtcctcctgctttcaacacttctgctgagatCTTATCCTACCCACACACTTTGTTGTTTTTAAAGTTTCTTAATGGCCTCTTAAACTTCATCTATGGAAAAGGGCAAACTTGGGAGGAACAGAGGAGTGTAATAAATCACATTTAGTTGAAATCGGTAATTAGAGGGACAAGCCTAAAATAAGGTTGTGTTAAAGGTCATCAAACTGATATCATCCGGAGTCGGAGGACAACAGGGCAAACAGTTATATGTAATTTCTTACAACTAGTCCAAAGATTttcacttacttgcagacgtttcgaaaactgacagttttctttatcgatgctattgttgcaatgacgatctgtgtacagctgatgatttctgctgcttggcaacggagttgccagttgatttttcacttatcagatcgtcaaagacgtgactcaagttgtattgcccctcgtctctgttcatggtattaccccgctttctgatggtgatCGCCTCCTTAATCCATCTCTTATATCTATTACTCTCTTTGCCGACGATCCTAGCCtggcaacaatagcatcgataaagaaaacggtcagttttcgaaacgtctgcaagtaagtggaaatcttTAGACTAGTTGTAAGAAATTACATATACCAGTTTATCATGAACAGTCCCGATGAATATCTTCAAGAaagggtcaaacagtatcgctatcatggtCCTGATCGATGGGGCCTaaactgtaaaataataataatttacgcATACGGGTAAAATGGCTCtagttttaaataataattaaataattaattaaaaatcaaatacaaTTAAATGAAAACCAGGGGTCTACTCCTAAAAGTGTGCACTTAGTCTATAAACCTAAATGTTTGGATTTACAGTGAAGGGAAGGCGTGTTTGTCTTGGGACAGGTGTGATTGACACTTTTTTGTGTGGAAAGATCATAGAAACTCTTTACATGATTCATTGTAACAGGTGTagaatcaaatttagaaaattaggttcaattcaaattcaaatttgcatatttaatataATGCCATAGAATGGCAACAATTGAAAACACTCCCAAAGGTTACCAGATAATATTAAAGTGTACATTCTAGTAACGGTTATGaaaagttttcataacattttacaATGAACGTTTCCGATTTTGTTGCACATAGCGGGACTACTGTTATTTTAAAGTTCTTTCCTAAAGCCTACATTGAAGGCCAACGTTATTAAAGCGTTATACATATGCAACCTTTTGGGAAAATGTTCTCTAACGTCGAGCCTATTTCCAGTAACATCAGAGGGGGTAGGAGGTGTACCACCTGTGATTTTGGGATAAAATTACACTTTGTGTGTACCAATTTTTGCATATTTGGTCGTCTGATTTTATCAATATCCAAGAAACATTTCAAATTAGGTTCTTGCACTAGATAATGGTCTACAGAACATAAATACCAACTTTCATGTCTATAGGGGGTATACTTTAGGAGCtgcattttttcaaatgtcgactttggtgaaaaaatgaaatgcgTGAAAAACGTCATGCAATGGGTtcgtaaacaaagaaaataataagattcTTGTTGTAATTAGCACGCTTTTTATACAATTTGCATAATGTTTCCAGATTTGTTTTTCATGTAATGAAAACTGCATACATTAATGTGtctgaaaatgacaaaaactaatttttgatgAAATGCTGATTTTGGCCTATTTAATTACATCTGTACCACCATTGATCTTTCCGTAGGAACTCGACCATAACCAAATAGGAGCTCGCATTACCCCTATCATATCCCCGGTCTACGCCAAGCTGGCACAACTTAATccaatttctacaaacttttacgtctGTCATGAAATGCCATTTCAAGACTTGCGTCTTGACCATCCTTTTTGGACTGTACAATATTCACTCTAGCCTTTTTGGGCAAAGAGAACGTTCTAACGGATTCCAATCTCTACAGGTGGTTGGTCCTGGGAAACTCCTTATCACTCAATTTCTTTGAAACTATCATGGAAACATCGATATGACGTACTTCCTGATGTTACAATATCTATCGTTACGCCCTATGCTACATTAATGCGGAACTCTTGATTAAGGTGTAAAATGTATACACACTTGCGGGGGGTGGGGTGAGGTAGAATGGATGGATTACTTTGCCGATTGCTCATTTCCTTTCATGCATAGATTCAGCGCAAGGTCAAGTTGGTTGTCATACATTTGTCATACAGTTgtcatacatatacatcatacatgtagcaTAACGTAATAGTATATGTAATTCGGATTGCTTTATAAATTTCAAATTTAGTTTCAACATATTAAAGATCAAAATGGAGTCTAACATAAAGTATGACAGACAATTTAATGAACAAGGTAGGTGAAACATAAAAGTATTTTTATATAGAACTTATCATGTCCGTCGATCTTGGAAAACAAAATCGTGCTTTTCTTTATACATAAATATTTTGTGTTATCTCGATCAGCTTGTTCCTATACGTGGACCCGTCATCATATAACATCAACGTTCATACGGGGGAGGTTTTTTTAACTTACAGAAAAGTGAACGTGGCTGTGTGGATAGTTCAGTTGGCACTTTCAAATCTTTGGGATTAGCTCATCTGCTCATACAGCTATTGTAGCCTATATATTCACAAATTTCAGGaaacttttcaaaatgttcaacaactccttaaataaaataaaaaagctaATTTGCAAAGGATAGTTTGCTAATAATTCGAAAATATTAGAATGAGTGAAGTTTTAAAGCGGCACCTTCAGGTAAAATCAGTAGATGGCCTATGATTGAACGAGTAATAATAATCATTTAAAGcatttttgctcattttgtttATCATAGATCAACTGCCACCACCGTATGAATATTCTTCTGCTCCAGGCCCCATCCCGGGCAATAACCCTTACATAACACAAGGTCAAAATACCACAGTTGTCGTTGGGCCTGGGCCTGTTGCCGGTGGGTCTCCGCCTGGTGCCGTCACTAATGTGAGTCAATCCAATATAAGGAAATAACAGCACACTGCAAGAATTGTGTCTTATAGCAATTATAgacatgtacagcctgtctcaaaatattgtgcaagtgaaaagcgccctctttggcaattaaaaatactgttgtgacatgatgcttacatcaacgtcaagagggctgtacatgtaaatcaatgatagcatcaagtttatcaagagtttcttcctgaaatcaaaagaatgcatcgatatatacacaacaatacaaaattgttgtcACTGTTTTTActcttttatcatgatacagataTTATTTATACAGGTATAAAGAGAattattctctttttccacttgaattagattaaccctaaccgcctaagggctttttggcgacggaaagggaaagaaggaaggattaaagagagaaaagaaagaaagaagttgtttgctctgggtgggattcgaacccgagaccctcgcatgccaaccactgggtcggtgacactttgccacgggtcttggacttcgctggccagcgaaa encodes the following:
- the LOC140144124 gene encoding uncharacterized protein; the protein is MESNIKYDRQFNEQDQQPPPYAYATAPGPIPGEYPYIPQSQNTTTVVVGSAPVAVGPPPVTNTVIVRTTQEVAPPTYMVWSILNTFFCCFLFGIVAIIKSSEVSNHMLRGDVTGALQASNAARGWNIAATVTGFIVIPVVVVLNIFLTTAAGGY